A single window of Halobacterium jilantaiense DNA harbors:
- a CDS encoding PHP domain-containing protein — protein sequence MAYADLHVHTTNSDGTLELDEVPAAARDAGVSAVAVTDHDRLHPGLDRPVSERDGVTVVHGIELRVDAGDQRVDLLGYGVRRTDALVAECERIQRDRVERGRRIIEHVEAELGVDLDLEPREGLGRPHIARATVDHPDTDYDELNAVFADLIGNDGPCFVARDVPDIEAGIDLLTEACGLVGLAHPLRYDDPEAALALCADLDAVEVSYPYDRPVGQTPGDGGHALVADAVETHDLLPTGGTDAHERTLGRAGLDRDAYDAVRQRLD from the coding sequence ATGGCCTACGCGGACCTCCACGTCCACACCACCAACTCAGACGGCACTCTCGAACTCGACGAGGTGCCCGCCGCGGCCCGAGACGCCGGCGTCTCCGCGGTCGCCGTCACCGACCACGACCGCCTCCACCCGGGGCTCGACCGGCCGGTCAGCGAACGCGACGGCGTCACCGTCGTCCACGGTATCGAACTCCGCGTCGACGCCGGCGACCAGCGCGTCGACTTACTGGGCTACGGCGTCCGCCGCACCGACGCGCTCGTCGCCGAGTGCGAACGCATCCAGCGCGACCGCGTGGAGCGCGGCCGCCGCATCATCGAGCACGTCGAAGCCGAACTCGGCGTCGACCTCGACCTCGAACCCCGGGAAGGGCTCGGACGGCCGCACATCGCACGCGCGACCGTCGACCACCCCGACACCGACTACGACGAGCTGAACGCCGTCTTCGCCGACCTCATCGGCAACGACGGCCCGTGTTTCGTCGCCCGCGACGTCCCCGACATCGAGGCCGGCATCGACCTGCTCACCGAGGCCTGCGGGCTCGTCGGCCTCGCCCACCCGCTGCGCTACGACGACCCCGAAGCGGCGCTCGCGCTCTGTGCCGACCTCGACGCAGTCGAAGTCTCCTACCCCTACGACCGACCCGTCGGTCAGACCCCGGGCGACGGCGGTCACGCGCTTGTCGCCGACGCCGTCGAGACTCACGACCTCCTCCCGACCGGCGGCACCGACGCCCACGAGCGCACGCTCGGGAGGGCCGGCCTCGACCGCGACGCCTACGACGCCGTCCGCCAGCGCCTCGACTGA
- a CDS encoding DUF5789 family protein, whose translation MTLKETADLLRDQEYPTSASALAAACGDVELEEAGGEDLRTVIARTGDDQFSSATEATFAVYGALPADAVGRVGYSDRDPDPMGTGGAEPVSF comes from the coding sequence ATGACGCTCAAAGAGACCGCCGACCTGCTGCGCGATCAGGAGTACCCGACCAGCGCGTCCGCGCTCGCCGCTGCCTGCGGAGACGTGGAACTCGAGGAGGCCGGCGGCGAGGACCTGCGGACGGTCATCGCCCGCACCGGCGACGACCAGTTCTCGTCCGCGACCGAGGCGACGTTCGCGGTGTACGGCGCGCTGCCCGCCGACGCGGTCGGTCGCGTCGGGTACAGCGACCGCGACCCAGACCCGATGGGCACGGGCGGCGCGGAGCCTGTCTCGTTCTGA
- a CDS encoding DUF5786 family protein yields the protein MSMGAYDEDEHERREAKHSVEVSDDDTRSTYEGSVEFDSGDSTEELLDQFEQMKS from the coding sequence ATGTCTATGGGTGCCTACGACGAAGACGAACATGAACGCCGTGAGGCAAAGCACAGCGTCGAAGTCTCGGACGACGACACGCGGTCCACGTACGAGGGCTCCGTCGAGTTCGACTCCGGCGACTCCACCGAGGAGTTGCTCGACCAGTTCGAGCAGATGAAGAGCTAG
- a CDS encoding DUF7530 family protein, protein MTDGRGDDTPASAPPEPATAGGVYGETWVYESIVGAIPGIDISDRLAVVVQFLLFEAGVLVLAAVYDLPGAILPGTLAVLVAAAGSAFMLDIGKRARGPGVPPTYRRLLFASSIEVVLGVLSFVLLMTYLFVWDPRDGATLFASLLGEQPPVVPSALALLVLWDVCYRIGTGWWAAVVGLWRSLTRDLSPEAADRLAGVDVRTLGFGVLQAVLLPFLWGHPVLVAAVAGHVVAVVVVTTVSLYVLRN, encoded by the coding sequence ATGACTGACGGGCGCGGCGACGACACACCGGCGTCCGCGCCCCCCGAGCCGGCGACCGCTGGCGGCGTCTACGGCGAGACGTGGGTGTACGAGAGCATCGTCGGCGCGATTCCCGGTATCGACATCTCCGACCGGTTGGCGGTGGTCGTGCAGTTCCTGCTGTTCGAGGCGGGCGTGCTCGTGCTGGCCGCCGTCTACGACCTCCCCGGCGCGATACTGCCCGGGACGCTGGCGGTGCTGGTGGCGGCCGCCGGCAGCGCGTTCATGCTCGACATCGGGAAGCGAGCGCGCGGCCCGGGCGTCCCGCCGACGTACCGCCGGCTCCTGTTCGCGTCCAGCATCGAGGTGGTGCTGGGCGTGCTCTCGTTCGTCCTCCTGATGACGTACCTGTTCGTCTGGGACCCGCGGGACGGCGCGACCCTGTTCGCGAGCCTGCTCGGGGAGCAGCCGCCCGTGGTGCCGTCGGCGCTCGCGCTGCTCGTGCTCTGGGACGTCTGCTACCGCATCGGCACGGGCTGGTGGGCGGCGGTCGTGGGGCTGTGGCGGTCGCTCACCCGAGACCTCTCGCCGGAGGCGGCCGACCGGCTGGCGGGCGTCGACGTCCGAACGCTCGGGTTCGGGGTCCTCCAGGCCGTGTTACTGCCGTTCCTCTGGGGGCATCCCGTGCTGGTGGCGGCGGTGGCGGGCCACGTGGTCGCCGTGGTCGTCGTGACGACCGTGTCGCTGTACGTCCTCAGGAACTAG
- a CDS encoding NAD(P)H-binding protein: MRVLVTGATGFVGGRLAPELVAAGHDVRALVRDASGYDPPEGVEVAEGDLLDAESLTGVFDGVDAAYYLVHSMRAGEGFAERDRRAARNFAAAADAAGVDRVVYLGGLGEEGSDLSEHLESRREVEAVLANAAFDLTTLRAAVVVGAGSASFELVFQLVDRLPLMVTPQWVRTPCQPIAVADVVAYLVGVLDAPETAGDTYEVGGPDVLSYQAMLERTARLAGRRLYILPIPVLSPSLSTYWVDLVTDVPRSVAHPLIHGLKNPVVVTDDRIRDLVDVDLTPFDVAAERALRERGVAVDD; encoded by the coding sequence GTGCGCGTACTCGTCACTGGCGCGACCGGCTTCGTCGGCGGCCGGCTCGCTCCCGAACTCGTCGCTGCCGGCCACGACGTCAGAGCGCTCGTCCGCGACGCCTCCGGCTACGACCCGCCCGAAGGCGTCGAGGTCGCGGAGGGCGACCTGCTCGACGCCGAGTCGCTGACCGGCGTCTTCGACGGCGTCGACGCCGCCTACTACCTCGTCCACTCGATGCGGGCCGGCGAGGGGTTTGCCGAGCGCGACCGCCGGGCCGCCCGGAACTTCGCCGCGGCCGCGGACGCCGCGGGCGTCGACCGCGTGGTCTATCTCGGCGGGCTCGGCGAGGAGGGCAGCGACCTCTCCGAACACCTCGAATCCCGGCGGGAGGTCGAGGCCGTGCTCGCGAACGCCGCGTTCGACCTGACGACGCTGCGGGCCGCGGTCGTCGTCGGGGCCGGGAGCGCGAGCTTCGAGCTAGTCTTCCAGCTGGTCGACCGGCTGCCGCTGATGGTGACGCCGCAGTGGGTGCGGACGCCCTGCCAGCCGATCGCCGTCGCGGACGTCGTCGCGTACCTCGTCGGCGTCCTCGACGCCCCGGAGACCGCCGGCGACACGTACGAGGTCGGCGGGCCGGACGTGCTCTCCTATCAGGCGATGCTCGAACGCACCGCCCGGCTGGCGGGCCGCCGGCTGTACATTCTCCCGATTCCGGTGCTGTCCCCGTCGCTGTCGACGTACTGGGTGGACCTCGTGACCGACGTGCCGCGGAGCGTCGCCCACCCCCTCATCCACGGGCTGAAGAACCCCGTCGTCGTCACCGACGACCGCATCCGGGACCTCGTCGACGTGGACCTGACGCCGTTCGACGTGGCCGCCGAGCGCGCGCTCCGCGAGCGCGGGGTGGCCGTCGATGACTGA
- a CDS encoding PstS family phosphate ABC transporter substrate-binding protein, producing the protein MAPDPDRLSDAVSRRKFVAATSAAGIAAVAGCSSNSGDGDSSGDAAQTENTAQESTAGDSQSQQLATDTLTGDGSSTVFPIANTGASYWNSNPEPGDGDYFPQEWADELGTDMRLADYFATQYGWAESGERSVPPFRVSIALSHSGTGIEGVMEERIDIGDASSTAEAELAGSDVTDEEMDKFVDHVVGVDGQPIVVSKEIKDAGVDQITIEELRKIYRQEITNWSELGGPDKEILALGRARGSGTNTAFLVNVMGDAEASISPDQRYAKNQQLKQAVSQADNAIAYIALAFVEPDGQVPPIGLEIDGTLYEYGENLGSKEYPLARDLHCYTWEDTSRQEAAFINFLLSDFGQKHFVESKDYFALPDERLETQREMVAASNYE; encoded by the coding sequence ATGGCACCCGACCCAGACCGGCTGTCCGACGCGGTATCACGGCGGAAGTTCGTCGCGGCGACCAGCGCCGCCGGCATTGCAGCAGTCGCCGGCTGCTCCAGTAACTCGGGCGACGGTGACAGCAGCGGTGACGCGGCCCAGACGGAGAACACTGCCCAGGAGAGCACCGCTGGCGACAGCCAGTCCCAGCAGCTCGCGACCGACACCCTGACCGGCGACGGCTCCTCGACCGTGTTCCCCATCGCGAACACGGGTGCCTCCTACTGGAACTCCAACCCGGAGCCCGGCGACGGGGACTACTTCCCCCAGGAGTGGGCCGACGAACTCGGCACCGACATGCGGCTCGCCGACTACTTCGCCACCCAGTACGGCTGGGCGGAGAGCGGCGAGCGTTCGGTGCCGCCGTTCCGCGTCAGCATCGCGCTCTCGCACTCCGGCACCGGCATCGAGGGCGTCATGGAGGAGCGCATCGACATCGGTGACGCGAGCTCCACGGCGGAGGCGGAGCTCGCAGGCAGTGACGTCACCGACGAGGAGATGGACAAGTTCGTCGACCACGTGGTCGGCGTCGACGGGCAGCCCATCGTCGTCTCGAAGGAGATCAAGGACGCGGGCGTCGACCAGATCACCATCGAGGAGCTGCGAAAGATCTACCGGCAGGAAATCACGAACTGGAGCGAGCTCGGCGGCCCGGACAAGGAGATTCTCGCGCTCGGTCGCGCTCGCGGCTCCGGGACGAACACGGCGTTCCTCGTGAACGTCATGGGCGACGCGGAGGCGAGCATCTCGCCGGACCAGCGTTACGCGAAGAACCAGCAGCTCAAGCAGGCCGTCTCGCAGGCCGACAACGCCATCGCGTACATCGCGCTGGCGTTCGTCGAGCCGGACGGCCAGGTGCCGCCCATCGGCCTCGAAATCGACGGCACACTCTACGAGTACGGGGAGAACCTCGGCTCGAAGGAGTACCCGCTGGCGCGCGACCTCCACTGCTACACGTGGGAGGACACGAGTCGTCAGGAGGCCGCCTTCATCAACTTCCTGCTGTCCGACTTCGGTCAGAAGCACTTCGTCGAGTCGAAGGACTACTTCGCGCTGCCCGACGAGCGGCTCGAAACCCAGCGCGAGATGGTCGCGGCGAGCAACTACGAGTAA
- the pstC gene encoding phosphate ABC transporter permease subunit PstC, giving the protein MASRIVERFEHVRSRNEDAALVLLAVTALSLVAAFVLFYLQSRWTVVPVASFLLLTVVGWVKYQATIARGLTFVMTVATVGVLGLIVVFLVVRAWPAFDQMGLAALYRVEEPLWPPRPDSSWSLAPMIVGTLMTTVIATVVAAPLGVAGALYISEIASDTTREVVKPGIELMAGIPSITYGFIGFVVVNQFFYEEFQTSTIGNYFTVGTMVGIMALPTIVSVAEDAISTVPEAMKSGALAVGTTNWQTMKSVTLPSAFSGVSAAVLLGVGRAMGETMAATVMIPHTKGFADPVYDVFGGVGETLTTVIAFEGGNAGGRHIEGLFAAGVVLFVMVLVLSVSAQVIQARMRNKYGGDR; this is encoded by the coding sequence ATGGCATCCAGAATCGTCGAGCGCTTCGAACACGTCCGGTCCCGGAACGAGGACGCCGCGCTGGTCTTGCTGGCGGTGACCGCGCTGTCGCTGGTGGCGGCGTTCGTCCTGTTCTACCTGCAGTCCCGGTGGACCGTCGTCCCGGTGGCGTCGTTTCTCCTGTTGACCGTGGTCGGCTGGGTGAAGTATCAGGCGACAATCGCCCGCGGCCTGACGTTCGTCATGACCGTCGCGACGGTCGGCGTCCTCGGACTCATCGTCGTGTTCCTCGTCGTTCGCGCGTGGCCGGCGTTCGACCAGATGGGACTGGCGGCGCTGTACCGGGTCGAGGAGCCGCTCTGGCCGCCCCGACCGGACTCGTCGTGGTCGCTCGCGCCGATGATTGTCGGCACGCTGATGACGACGGTAATCGCGACGGTGGTCGCCGCACCCCTCGGCGTCGCTGGCGCACTCTACATCAGCGAAATCGCGTCCGACACCACTCGCGAGGTCGTGAAACCCGGCATCGAGCTGATGGCGGGAATCCCCTCCATCACGTACGGCTTCATCGGGTTCGTCGTCGTGAACCAATTCTTCTACGAGGAGTTCCAGACGTCGACGATTGGGAACTACTTCACCGTCGGGACGATGGTGGGCATCATGGCGCTGCCGACCATCGTGTCGGTCGCCGAGGACGCCATTTCGACGGTGCCCGAGGCGATGAAGAGCGGGGCGCTGGCCGTCGGGACGACGAACTGGCAGACGATGAAGAGCGTCACCCTGCCGTCGGCGTTCTCCGGCGTCTCCGCCGCGGTCCTACTCGGTGTCGGGCGCGCGATGGGGGAGACGATGGCGGCGACGGTGATGATTCCGCACACGAAGGGGTTCGCGGACCCCGTCTACGACGTGTTCGGCGGCGTCGGGGAGACGCTAACGACCGTCATCGCCTTCGAGGGCGGGAACGCCGGGGGCCGCCACATCGAGGGGCTGTTCGCGGCCGGCGTCGTCCTGTTCGTGATGGTGCTCGTTCTGAGCGTCAGCGCGCAGGTGATTCAGGCCCGCATGCGGAACAAGTACGGTGGTGACCGATGA
- the pstA gene encoding phosphate ABC transporter permease PstA, with protein sequence MSTVARSELVATETTLREYVSTGVMAVGVVLFLASWAVLFQWVGDSTPVLGVDVFTLFGVLLLAMAAGIAGVGVAARLGYVSASPSSSAGLVVGGLFGGAGFATGGLVASQTLGMGAVGWLATALAAGVAVAALAVVPREDIGSTFPPALYLAFVGALLVTGVLDVGWSWSPDTISATFSGPVMVPVLTITGSLIGSWSAAKARAGFGTQGREGGAFYLIRLSVFGMLGVLALLVGFIVKNGLETALTRARVGLGGHLDLPGALFGVQLPDWTVPFVDLKLPFVTNVTQNLYIEVPGLAPAILGTLWLVAGAMLFAIPLGLAAAIYLAEYTESRRFRQVVEVATNGLWSTPSIVFGLFGLAFLVPRFSGGKSLLSGQLVLGFMLLPLVVITSYESIVAVPDEYRDASAALGVTQWQTIKSAVLPAAMPGVITGVILGVGRIAGETAPLLLVYGGQPFSDKNPSVLSSFEFTSSPPFVSNSALMERGSALPYQLYTSITNGRLPGQGAPFSVQDFGWGTALVLLVVVLGLYAFGIAGRIYFRRKLYNE encoded by the coding sequence ATGAGCACGGTTGCCCGGAGCGAACTCGTCGCCACTGAGACGACGCTCCGCGAATACGTGTCGACGGGCGTGATGGCGGTCGGCGTGGTGCTGTTCCTCGCCAGTTGGGCCGTCCTGTTCCAGTGGGTCGGCGACAGCACGCCCGTCCTCGGCGTGGACGTGTTCACGCTGTTCGGCGTGCTGCTGCTCGCGATGGCCGCCGGTATCGCCGGGGTCGGTGTCGCCGCCCGGCTCGGCTACGTGTCCGCGTCGCCGTCGTCGTCCGCCGGCCTCGTCGTCGGCGGGCTGTTCGGCGGCGCTGGGTTCGCGACCGGCGGACTAGTGGCGTCCCAGACGCTCGGGATGGGGGCCGTCGGCTGGCTGGCGACCGCGCTCGCCGCCGGCGTCGCCGTCGCCGCGCTCGCCGTCGTCCCGCGCGAGGACATCGGGTCGACGTTCCCGCCGGCGCTGTACCTCGCGTTCGTCGGCGCGCTGCTCGTCACGGGCGTCCTCGATGTCGGATGGTCGTGGTCGCCGGACACCATCTCCGCGACGTTCTCCGGGCCCGTGATGGTGCCCGTGCTGACCATCACGGGGTCGCTGATCGGCTCCTGGAGCGCCGCGAAGGCGCGCGCCGGCTTCGGAACGCAGGGCCGCGAGGGCGGCGCGTTCTACCTGATTCGGCTGAGCGTCTTCGGGATGCTCGGTGTCCTCGCGTTGCTCGTCGGCTTCATCGTGAAGAACGGGCTGGAGACGGCGCTGACGCGGGCGCGGGTCGGGCTCGGCGGCCACCTCGACCTGCCCGGGGCGCTGTTCGGCGTGCAGTTGCCGGACTGGACGGTGCCGTTCGTCGACCTCAAACTGCCGTTCGTGACAAACGTCACCCAGAACCTCTACATCGAGGTCCCGGGGCTCGCGCCCGCCATTCTCGGGACGCTCTGGCTGGTCGCCGGCGCGATGCTGTTCGCCATCCCGCTCGGACTCGCGGCGGCCATCTACCTCGCCGAGTACACCGAGAGCCGGCGGTTCCGGCAGGTCGTGGAGGTCGCGACCAACGGCCTCTGGAGCACACCGAGCATCGTGTTCGGGCTGTTCGGTCTGGCGTTCCTCGTTCCCCGGTTCAGCGGCGGGAAGTCGCTGCTGTCGGGCCAGCTCGTCCTCGGCTTCATGCTCCTGCCGCTGGTCGTCATCACGAGCTACGAGTCCATCGTCGCCGTCCCGGACGAGTACCGGGACGCGAGCGCAGCGCTCGGCGTGACCCAGTGGCAGACGATCAAGAGCGCCGTGCTGCCGGCGGCGATGCCGGGTGTCATCACCGGTGTCATCCTCGGCGTCGGCCGCATCGCCGGCGAGACCGCGCCGCTCCTGCTCGTGTACGGCGGACAACCGTTCTCCGACAAGAACCCGAGCGTGCTGTCGTCGTTCGAGTTCACGAGTTCGCCGCCGTTCGTCTCCAACTCGGCGCTGATGGAGCGCGGCAGCGCGCTCCCCTACCAGCTCTACACGTCGATTACGAACGGACGGCTCCCCGGGCAGGGCGCGCCGTTTTCCGTGCAGGACTTCGGGTGGGGGACCGCCCTCGTCCTGCTGGTCGTCGTGCTGGGGCTGTACGCGTTCGGTATCGCCGGTCGAATCTACTTCCGGAGGAAGCTGTACAATGAGTAA
- the pstB gene encoding phosphate ABC transporter ATP-binding protein PstB has product MSNADTTPQRQGAQATETTTGETVEEVREEWGDYDFDGETMVSVEDVNVHYGDDHALKDVSMDIPDESVTALIGPSGCGKSTFLRCLNRMNDRIKSARIDGSVEVGGEEIYQDGVDLVELRKRVGMVFQAPNPFPKSIRENVSYGPRKHGDIDRGLLSRLFGRDDADAEAALVERCLRDAALYDEVSDRLDDNALGLSGGQQQRLCIARALAVDPDVLLMDEPASALDPIATAKIEDLIEDLAEDYTVVVVTHNMQQAARISDQTAVFLTGGRLVEYGDTDRVFESPESQRVEDYITGKFG; this is encoded by the coding sequence ATGAGTAACGCCGACACCACACCGCAGCGACAGGGCGCACAGGCGACCGAGACGACCACCGGCGAGACCGTCGAGGAGGTCCGCGAGGAGTGGGGCGACTACGACTTCGACGGGGAGACGATGGTGTCCGTCGAGGACGTGAACGTCCACTACGGCGACGACCACGCGCTGAAAGACGTCTCGATGGACATTCCCGACGAGTCCGTGACGGCGCTCATCGGGCCGTCGGGCTGCGGGAAGTCTACCTTCCTCCGGTGTCTGAACCGGATGAACGACCGCATCAAGTCCGCGCGCATCGACGGCTCCGTCGAGGTCGGCGGCGAGGAGATCTATCAGGACGGCGTCGACCTCGTGGAGCTACGGAAGCGCGTCGGGATGGTGTTCCAGGCACCGAACCCGTTCCCGAAGTCCATCCGGGAGAACGTCTCCTACGGGCCGCGCAAGCACGGCGACATCGACAGGGGCCTGCTCAGTCGGCTGTTCGGCCGCGACGACGCCGACGCCGAGGCAGCGCTCGTGGAGCGGTGTCTCCGCGACGCGGCGCTCTACGACGAGGTCTCGGACCGCCTCGACGACAACGCCCTCGGGCTCTCGGGCGGCCAGCAACAGCGGCTCTGCATCGCTCGCGCGCTCGCCGTCGACCCAGACGTCCTCCTGATGGACGAGCCGGCGTCGGCCCTCGACCCCATCGCGACCGCGAAAATCGAGGACCTCATCGAGGACCTCGCCGAGGACTACACGGTCGTCGTCGTCACGCACAACATGCAGCAGGCCGCCCGAATCAGCGACCAGACAGCGGTGTTCCTCACGGGCGGTCGGCTCGTCGAGTACGGTGACACCGACCGGGTGTTCGAGAGCCCGGAGAGCCAGCGCGTCGAGGACTACATCACCGGCAAGTTCGGGTGA
- the phoU gene encoding phosphate signaling complex protein PhoU: MPRDTYQAALDDLRADVVAMGELVLSRLDDALAALTDGDEAAARAVVDGDDEVNDRYLALEADCVDLFALQQPVAGDLRFVASSFKVLTDLERVGDLAVNLATYALDTRDDHVSDVDLGGIGVAVRDLFADAVEAYADGDPDACRELAARDDEVDALCQQAGERIVRDLVERGGGDDGPWAVEAVLDDVSRLLLSVRDLERIADHGVNVAARTLYDIESDPELVY; this comes from the coding sequence GTGCCACGAGACACGTACCAGGCGGCACTCGACGACCTGCGCGCCGACGTCGTCGCGATGGGCGAACTCGTCTTGAGCCGCCTCGACGACGCGCTCGCGGCGCTCACCGACGGCGACGAGGCGGCGGCGCGAGCCGTCGTCGACGGCGACGACGAGGTGAACGACCGCTACCTCGCGCTGGAAGCCGACTGCGTGGACCTGTTCGCGCTCCAGCAGCCGGTCGCGGGCGACCTCCGGTTCGTCGCGTCGTCGTTCAAGGTGTTGACCGACCTCGAACGCGTCGGCGACCTCGCCGTGAACCTCGCCACGTACGCGCTGGACACCCGCGACGACCACGTCTCGGACGTCGACCTCGGCGGCATCGGCGTCGCCGTCCGCGACCTGTTCGCGGACGCCGTCGAGGCGTACGCCGACGGCGACCCCGACGCCTGCCGGGAACTCGCTGCCCGTGACGACGAGGTGGACGCGCTCTGCCAGCAGGCGGGCGAGCGAATCGTCCGCGACCTCGTCGAGCGGGGAGGCGGCGACGACGGCCCGTGGGCAGTCGAAGCCGTCTTGGACGACGTCTCCCGGCTGCTGCTGTCGGTGCGGGACCTCGAACGGATTGCCGACCACGGCGTGAACGTCGCCGCGCGCACGCTGTACGACATCGAGAGCGACCCGGAGCTGGTGTACTGA
- a CDS encoding phosphate signaling complex PhoU family protein: METRKVQQVGGGTYTVSIPVHWANEHGVGAGDTAYLYPHSDGSLVVRWAERDHSALAATTVDLDGGTPAAAERALDAAYTAGFKRIELRAAGGLDDEQRRAIVDRARTLSGVGVTEEDDSAVVVQGLLDAGDVSIRQSVLQLRFSALSVHEQATAALAAAVPDVDRVLDRTRESDRLARLVARQANRALVDRSVLDALGLSRRRLAEYAVAARQLDRVAGHAAGVSRRVRDCDGLTEDVAAELSDLGEVARDVVDDATDALVDGGDREAAQTVHDRAGAVAAEGERVEQALVEREAAASTHLVRVLDHLLRTAACGERVAAAALRVSLQS, encoded by the coding sequence ATGGAGACGCGGAAGGTCCAGCAGGTCGGCGGCGGCACGTACACCGTCTCGATTCCCGTCCACTGGGCGAACGAACACGGCGTCGGCGCGGGCGACACCGCCTACCTCTACCCGCACAGCGACGGCTCGCTCGTCGTCCGGTGGGCCGAACGCGACCACAGCGCGCTCGCGGCGACGACCGTCGACCTCGACGGCGGGACGCCCGCGGCCGCCGAGCGCGCCCTCGACGCCGCGTACACCGCCGGCTTCAAGCGCATCGAACTCCGCGCGGCCGGCGGGCTCGACGACGAGCAGCGGCGGGCCATCGTCGACCGCGCCCGCACCCTGAGCGGCGTCGGCGTCACCGAGGAGGACGACAGCGCCGTGGTCGTTCAGGGCCTCCTGGACGCCGGCGACGTCTCGATTCGCCAGTCGGTCCTCCAACTCCGGTTCAGCGCGCTGTCGGTACACGAGCAGGCGACCGCCGCGCTGGCTGCGGCCGTCCCGGACGTCGACCGCGTGCTCGACCGCACCCGGGAGAGCGACCGGCTCGCGCGGCTGGTGGCCCGCCAGGCGAACCGCGCGCTCGTCGACCGGAGCGTGCTGGACGCGCTCGGACTGTCCCGCCGGCGGCTCGCCGAGTACGCCGTCGCCGCCCGGCAGCTCGACCGCGTCGCGGGCCACGCGGCCGGCGTCTCGCGGCGCGTCCGGGACTGCGACGGGCTCACCGAGGACGTGGCGGCCGAACTCAGCGACCTCGGCGAGGTCGCCCGCGATGTCGTCGACGACGCCACCGACGCGCTGGTCGACGGCGGCGACCGCGAGGCCGCCCAGACCGTCCACGACCGGGCGGGAGCAGTCGCCGCCGAGGGCGAGCGCGTCGAGCAGGCGCTCGTCGAACGCGAGGCGGCCGCGAGCACGCACCTGGTCCGGGTGCTCGACCACCTGCTGCGGACGGCCGCCTGCGGCGAGCGCGTCGCGGCCGCGGCGCTCAGGGTCTCGCTCCAGTCGTAG
- a CDS encoding YkgJ family cysteine cluster protein has protein sequence MEVDCENCAGCCVDWRALADVPDHERRGPQDPIDDTYNLVPLTRDDVRAVLDAGLGDALTPRLWEATEDSPSVAVNGREVAAIRGQPAFFVGIRKPPKPVAPFDTEGAWLPTCAFLDPETLQCRIHDSPVYPEECAEYPGHNLELGVETECERVEAHVGGERLLDDTPPEEQSSLLFGPQAVGQKVFAYPDPGDLPSGVVDRLAAGELTDADRARFVAVAAASAPGTTAVEPTKREQAYETVLDADSWVGRAIDEWTERADRNETPAPGLGAAVEEARGAPETPGWD, from the coding sequence ATGGAGGTCGATTGCGAGAACTGCGCCGGCTGTTGCGTCGACTGGCGTGCGCTCGCCGACGTCCCCGACCACGAGCGCCGGGGGCCACAGGACCCCATCGACGACACGTACAACCTCGTGCCGCTGACGCGGGACGACGTGCGGGCCGTCCTCGACGCCGGGCTCGGCGATGCGCTGACGCCCCGGCTCTGGGAAGCTACGGAAGACAGCCCGAGCGTCGCGGTGAACGGCCGCGAGGTCGCCGCAATCCGCGGGCAGCCGGCGTTCTTCGTGGGCATCCGGAAGCCGCCGAAGCCCGTCGCGCCGTTCGACACCGAGGGCGCGTGGCTGCCGACGTGTGCGTTCCTCGACCCCGAGACGCTGCAGTGTCGCATCCACGACAGCCCCGTCTATCCCGAGGAGTGCGCCGAGTACCCCGGGCACAACCTCGAACTCGGCGTCGAGACCGAGTGCGAGCGCGTCGAGGCCCACGTGGGCGGCGAGCGGCTGCTCGACGACACGCCGCCCGAGGAGCAGTCCAGTCTGCTGTTCGGCCCGCAGGCTGTCGGCCAGAAGGTGTTCGCGTACCCCGACCCCGGCGATCTCCCATCCGGGGTCGTGGACCGACTGGCGGCCGGCGAACTCACGGACGCGGACCGCGCGCGGTTCGTCGCCGTCGCCGCCGCCAGCGCGCCCGGCACGACCGCCGTCGAACCGACGAAGCGCGAGCAGGCCTACGAGACGGTCCTCGACGCCGACTCCTGGGTCGGCCGGGCAATCGACGAGTGGACGGAGCGCGCCGACAGGAACGAAACGCCGGCCCCCGGACTCGGCGCGGCCGTCGAGGAGGCACGGGGCGCGCCGGAGACGCCCGGCTGGGACTGA
- a CDS encoding DUF7561 family protein: MSERCDACRDEVRLAGGIANIWSSEPIHTGGMTLEFEDNTEHFLCFDCIEDLPDDPEESDVDALKG, translated from the coding sequence ATGAGCGAACGCTGTGACGCCTGTAGGGACGAGGTCCGGCTCGCGGGCGGCATCGCGAACATCTGGTCGAGCGAGCCCATCCACACCGGCGGAATGACTCTGGAGTTCGAGGACAACACCGAGCACTTCCTCTGTTTCGACTGCATCGAGGACCTGCCGGACGACCCCGAAGAGAGCGACGTGGACGCGCTGAAGGGATGA